The Thermus tengchongensis genomic interval GTGATGCGGGAGGAGGTGGCCAGGAGCATGCCCAAAGGCGGGCACGGCACCACCTTCGGCGGGAACCCCCTGGCCATGGCCGCGGGGGTGGCCGCCCTGCGCTACCTGGAGCGCACCCGGCTTTGGGAGCGGGCGGCGGAGCTAGGCCCCTGGTTCATGGAGAAGCTCAAGGAGATACCCTCCCCCAAGGTCCGGGAGGTGCGGGGCCTGGGCCTCATGGTGGGCCTCGAGCTCAAGGAGAAGGCCGCCCCCTACATCGAGCGCCTGGAGAAGGAACACCGGGTGCTGACCCTGCAGGCGGGCCCCACGGTGATCCGCTTCCTGCCCCCCTTGGTGATCGAGAAGGCTGACCTGGAGCGGGTGGTGGAGGCGGTGCGGGCGGTGCTTACCTCCTGAGATGAAGGCGGACACCTTAGACCCCGTGGAGTTCCTCAAAGGGGCCCTGGAGATCCCCTCCCCCTCAGGGGAAGAACGCCTGGTGGCAGAGTACCTGGCGGAGGGGATGAAGCGGCTGGGCCTTAGGGGCTTCGTGGACGAAGCGGACAACGCCCGGGGACAGGTGGGGGAAGGCCCCGTGCAGGTGGTCCTCCTGGGCCACATCGATACCGTGCCCGGGGTGGTGCCCGTCAGGCTGGAGGGCGGCAAGCTCTTCGGCCGGGGGGCGGTGGACGCCAAGGGCCCTTTCGTGGCCATGGTCTTCGCCGCGGCGGGGCTTTCCCAGGAGGCCAGGAAGCGCCTCACCGTCCACCTGGTGGGGGCCACGGAGGAGGAGGCCCCGAGCTCCAAGGGGGCCCGCTTCGTGGCCCCCAGGCTCAAGCCGGACTATGTGGTCATCGGCGAGCCCTCGGGCTGGGAGGGCATCACCCTGGGCTACAAGGGGAGGCTTCTGGTGAAGGCCAGGCGGGAAAAGGACAACTTCCACTCCGCCCACCACGAGCCCAACGCCGCGGAGGAACTCATCAGCTACTTCGTGGCCATCAAGGCCTGGGCCGAGGCCATGAACGTGGGGCAAAGGGCCTTCGACCAGGTGCAGTACACCCTGCGGGACTTCCGGGTCCACCCCGCAGAGCTCAAGCAGGTGGCGGAGATGTTCTTTGACCTGCGCC includes:
- a CDS encoding [LysW]-lysine hydrolase, producing MKADTLDPVEFLKGALEIPSPSGEERLVAEYLAEGMKRLGLRGFVDEADNARGQVGEGPVQVVLLGHIDTVPGVVPVRLEGGKLFGRGAVDAKGPFVAMVFAAAGLSQEARKRLTVHLVGATEEEAPSSKGARFVAPRLKPDYVVIGEPSGWEGITLGYKGRLLVKARREKDNFHSAHHEPNAAEELISYFVAIKAWAEAMNVGQRAFDQVQYTLRDFRVHPAELKQVAEMFFDLRLPPRLPPEEAIRHLTAYAPPTIELEFFGREVPYLGPKDTPLTRALRQGIRKAGGKPVFKLKTGTSDMNVLAPHWKVPMVAYGPGDSTLDHTPHEHIEVEEFLKGIEALREALEALAKTHPPEPVLG